One region of Daphnia pulicaria isolate SC F1-1A chromosome 7, SC_F0-13Bv2, whole genome shotgun sequence genomic DNA includes:
- the LOC124349949 gene encoding probable U3 small nucleolar RNA-associated protein 11: protein MASLRNAFKTNKAHRERHQPEARAHLGVLEKKKDYRERAKDFNNKKAALKGLHRRVLDKNPDEFYFHMIRSRMEDGEHIDTPKEEECTPEQLKLMQTQDLKYISHKRLVESRKIDKLQSQLHLIDAEKSNNHVFFVDTKEEAKNLDVAERLQTHPSLLSRKSNRPKLEDLKKMDLSKMLTNETAENVAEERMKSYRQLEKRIAREKQLMVAQQKMELKKMLRGKSDTKPVRVTPGTKSTAPIYKWKAERKR from the exons ATGGCTTCACTCAGAAATGctttcaaaacaaataaagccCACAGGGAAAGACATCAG CCTGAAGCCCGAGCTCACTTGGGTGtcttggagaaaaagaaagactaTCGCGAAAGGGCCAA GGACTTTAACAACAAGAAAGCAGCGTTGAAGGGACTCCACAGACGGGTACTGGACAAGAATCCCGATGAGTTCTACTTTCACATGATCAGGTCCCGCATGGAGGATGGTGAGCACATTGACACACCAAAGGAAGAagaatgcactccagagcaactCAAGTTGATGCAGACTCAGGACCTGAAATACATTTCACACAAACGTCTGGTAGAGTCCAGAAAGATTGACAAGCTTCAGTCCCAGCTTCACCTCATTGAtgcagaaaaatcaaacaatcacGTGTTTTTCGTtgacacaaaagaagaag CTAAAAATCTTGACGTCGCCGAGAGACTTCAAACACACCCATCTCTTCTTTCGAGAAAATCCAATCGTCCAAAGCTTGAAGACTTGAAAAAGATGGATCTCAGCAAAATGTTGACCAATGAAACAGCTGAG AATGTGGCTGAGGAGCGAATGAAATCTTACCGTCAACTCGAGAAGAGAATTGCCCGTGAGAAGCAACTGATGGTTGCCCAGCAGAAAATGGAACTCAAGAAAATGCTTAGA GGAAAAAGCGATACGAAGCCAGTTCGAGTAACACCTGGGACAAAGAGCACAGCGCCGATTTACAAGTGGAAAGCTGAACGAAAACGATGA
- the LOC124350054 gene encoding DNA fragmentation factor subunit alpha-like, which translates to MDANKKPFKLVSQDRRIKKGVVAGSMEELMQKARTLFNLGSENIQIVLEEDGTEVLEDEYLLFLDNNTKLMILPSNNQWNPPIPAFDVTDCSGTENSNYNPVKILQKLVRSPGSIALLSEEELDVVSSFTSHQNIGIPQTEVEYLIGACQRELEQKKKIKDALDLVELYQRAKEQSELHP; encoded by the exons ATGGATGCAAACAAGAAACCTTTCAAACTCGTCAGTCAAGACCGAAGAATCAAAAAAGGTGTTGTGGCGGGAAGCATGGAAGAGTTGATGCAAAAAG CCAGAACACTTTTCAACTTGGGCTCAGAAAATATCCAAATTGTACTGGAAGAAGACGGGACAGAAGTTTTGGAGGATGAATACCTATTATTCCTAGACAACAACACCAAGCTGATGATTCTTCCATCCAACAACCAGTGGAATCCCCCTATACCTGCATTTGACGTGACTGACTGCTCAGGAACGGAGAACTCCAACTACAACCCTGTGAAAATCCTGCAAAAGCTTGTGCGAAGTCCTGGGTCTATTGCTCTGCTCAGCGAAGAAGAACTGGATGTGGTTTCCTCCTTCACCAGCCATCAAAACATTGGCATACCACAGACTGAAGTGGAGTACCTGATTGGAGCATGTCAGAGGGAGTTggagcagaagaaaaaaatcaaagatgcTTTGGACCTGGTTGAATTGTATCAAAGAGCCAAAGAGCAGTCAGAATTACATCCTTAA
- the LOC124349491 gene encoding xaa-Pro aminopeptidase 1-like isoform X3, with the protein MEASSKFHFITIVIIWLMTERALAASVSPVATSKATTTSVYRNEMIDRLACPPDNGQHEPVNRVNTSQRLEMLRKAMTLSKVDAYIVTGDDEHQTELISPDKDRRQFVSGFTDSSGTAVVTDKRAVLWTDGRYYLQANLQLDCQWTLMQPGDDKVTAISHWLKSVLSPGDRVAADPKLVRFSHWLQWRNDLAVSDIWLDALPTNLVDDVWNDAKIESSNKPTCSSNSSSSAKPRPAYVHDVAFAGQLWQDKVGAVRKELMTQKVDAVVVTTLDEIAWLLNVRGSDVANSPLVEGYVFLSLDRIVLFIQPEKVTGTIREHLNSDRCQEEPICVEVRAYEAVFKDLAVLAQNVSSVLLPSTYAYSGGVSFAIYETIPADKRRTSPSPLILLKATKNAVEVEGMRNAHLKDAVALCDFISLLQEQVQEGKEQWDELKVVHTLDEYRAQQDLNRGPSFSTIAAFGPNGAVIHYRPSVETNRVIDNSSFLLIDSGGQYLDGTTDVTRTFHFGRATQRQKEIYTRVLMGAIDLATLVFPDSIDDTRIDVIARQHLYQIRLDYGHGTGHGIGSFLNVHESPIQLRINSKEPHKFQPNFFFSDEPGYYLADEYGIRLETILRVVDLNMTEGGGNRFLGFEPVTMVPFESDLILADMMTSKQMKWLNDYHQLVRQNVVAELQRRQQPNPPGKTSATSSKTSGCLPWLLSKTRPLPL; encoded by the exons ATGGAGGCCTCAagcaaatttcatttcatcacaA TTGTTATTATTTGGTTGATGACCGAAAGAGCTCTGGCTGCTTCAGTCTCGCCAGTAGCCACCAGCAAGGCTACAACAACCAGCGTCTACCGGAATGAAATGATAGATCGACTGGCCTGTCCGCCGGATAATGGCCAACATGAGCCAGTCAACCGAGTGAATACGTCGCAGCGTCTGGAAATGTTAAGAAAGGCCATGACTTTGTCCAAAGTCGACGCTTACATCGTTACAGGAGACGACGAGCATCAG ACAGAACTCATTTCTCCCGACAAAGACAGGCGGCAATTTGTCTCCGGCTTTACGGACAGTTCGGGGACAGCTGTCGTGACAGACAAACGAGCCGTTTTATGGACAGACGGCCGCTACTATCTGCAGGCCAATCTGCAACTGGATTGCCAGTGGACCCTCATGCAACCCGGAGACGACAAG GTAACGGCGATTAGCCATTGGCTAAAGTCCGTCCTGTCACCGGGTGATCGAGTGGCGGCCGATCCGAAATTGGTCAGATTTTCCCATTGGCTCCAATGGCGAAACGATCTAG CCGTCAGCGACATTTGGCTGGATGCTTTGCCAACCAATCTTGTCGACGACGTCTGGAACGACGCCAAAATCGAAAGCTCTAATAAACCGacatgcagcagcaacagcagcagcagcgctaaACCAAGACCCGCTTATGTTCACGACGTTGCCTTCGCTG GTCAATTGTGGCAAGACAAAGTGGGTGCGGTGCGGAAGGAGTTGATGACCCAAAAGGTCGACGCGGTGGTTGTGACGACGCTGGACGAGATCGCCTGGTTGCTCAACGTACGTGGCTCCGATGTAGCCAACAGCCCGCTGGTGGAGGGCTACGTCTTTTTATCGCTGGATCGGATTGTGCTCTTTATCCAGCCGGAGAAAGTCACGGGGACGATCCGGGAGCACTTGAACAGCGACCGCTGTCAAGAGGAGCCTATTTGTGTCGA AGTCAGAGCCTACGAAGCCGTTTTCAAAGACTTGGCTGTTTTGGCACAAAATGTCAGTTCGGTCCTCCTTCCATCAACATACGCCTACAGCGGCGGAGTCAGTTTCGCCATCTACGAAACG ATACCGGCGGACAAGAGACGGACGTCACCTTCGCCACTGATTTTATTGAAAGCGACGAAAAATGCAGTTGAAGTGGAAGGAATGAGAAACGCCCACCTGAAAGACGCCGTGGCCctttgtgattttatttcacTGCTCCAAGAACAG GTGCAAGAGGGCAAGGAGCAATGGGACGAGTTGAAAGTGGTGCACACCTTGGACGAGTATCGCGCCCAGCAGGACTTGAATCGAGGGCCCAGTTTCAGTACGATCGCCGCATTTGGACCCAACGGCGCCGTCATCCACTACAGGCCATCGGTGGAAACCAATCGGGTCATTGACAATTCCTCGTTTTTGCTCATCGACTCTGGTGGCCAATATCTCG ATGGAACGACGGATGTGACTCGAACGTTCCATTTTGGACGAGCCACGCAacgccaaaaagaaatttacactCGAGTCTTGATGGGAGCCATTGATCTGGCCACACTGGTTTTTCCGGACTCGATTGATGACACCCGGATTGACGTTATAGCTCGTCAACACCTATACCAGATCAGACTGGACTATGGGCACGGAACCGGCCACGGAATCGGCTCCTTTCTGAACGTCCACGAAA GTCCAATTCAACTGCGAATCAACAGCAAAGAACCGCACAAATTCCAgcccaatttctttttctcggacG AACCGGGTTATTACTTGGCCGACGAGTACGGAATCCGATTGGAAACGATCCTGCGCGTCGTCGACCTAAACATGACG GAGGGCGGCGGGAATAGATTCCTTGGCTTCGAGCCTGTGACGATGGTTCCGTTCGAGAGCGACTTGATTCTAGCCGACATGATGACCTCCAAACAA ATGAAGTGGCTGAACGATTACCACCAACTGGTCCGGCAGAATGTCGTCGCCGAGTTgcaacgacgacaacaaccaaACCCGCCAGGGAAAACATCCGCCACTTCCTCCAAAACAAGCGGATGCTTGCCCTGGCTCCTGTCCAAAACTCGTCCGCTACCCCTTTGA